In one Sphingobacterium daejeonense genomic region, the following are encoded:
- a CDS encoding ABC transporter ATP-binding protein — protein sequence MAQQSNSCQYIFSDVQKPDLPLIHGSDVSTVFDGKVLVTAVNRVSFGIEEGKITAIIGESGSGKSTLLKLIYGLLEPSTGEVRYRGWLVPTRKDKLIPGHDAMKLVSQGFDDLNLYAKVWDNVASQLSNTNLELKAKRTQEVLEQLRIDHLAQKRVADLSGGEKQRVAISRALINDPEVLLMDEPFNQVDAAFRDELQQDIQNIVARTGLTVILVSHDPAEVLAMSDYLLVMKAGEIADYGKPKELYSKPNTPYTARLLAKSNILSANKAKVLGIDTGSLISILQEDINIESDDNGSFWIKDIKFRGFYNELIVGNDDLTLHTVQFPKTEIKKNTRIKILVSSSHSFK from the coding sequence ATGGCTCAACAATCTAACTCTTGTCAATATATATTTTCTGATGTCCAAAAGCCTGATCTTCCATTGATCCATGGATCGGATGTGTCGACTGTTTTTGACGGGAAAGTGCTGGTTACGGCAGTAAACCGGGTCAGCTTTGGCATTGAGGAAGGCAAAATAACCGCCATAATCGGAGAATCAGGAAGTGGAAAGAGTACTTTGTTGAAATTGATCTATGGATTATTGGAACCAAGTACTGGTGAAGTGCGATATCGAGGTTGGTTAGTTCCTACAAGAAAAGACAAGTTGATTCCAGGTCATGACGCCATGAAATTGGTTTCCCAGGGTTTTGATGATCTTAATCTTTACGCCAAGGTTTGGGATAATGTGGCATCTCAATTATCAAACACGAATCTGGAACTGAAAGCCAAACGTACTCAGGAAGTTTTGGAACAATTAAGAATTGACCACTTGGCTCAGAAAAGAGTGGCAGACCTTAGTGGTGGTGAAAAACAGCGGGTTGCCATCTCTAGGGCTTTGATCAATGATCCTGAAGTATTGTTGATGGATGAACCTTTTAACCAAGTTGACGCTGCATTCAGGGACGAATTGCAACAGGATATCCAGAACATAGTAGCCAGAACTGGGCTTACCGTTATTTTGGTATCTCATGACCCTGCAGAAGTTCTGGCAATGTCTGATTACCTTTTGGTCATGAAAGCTGGAGAAATTGCAGATTATGGAAAACCAAAGGAATTGTACTCCAAACCCAATACTCCTTATACGGCCAGATTGTTGGCAAAAAGCAATATCCTTTCAGCAAACAAAGCTAAGGTTTTGGGAATTGATACTGGCTCTCTCATATCCATCTTACAAGAGGATATAAATATTGAATCAGATGACAATGGCTCATTTTGGATAAAGGATATCAAATTTCGAGGTTTTTATAATGAGCTGATTGTTGGAAATGATGATTTAACTTTACATACTGTTCAATTTCCAAAAACAGAGATCAAAAAAAATACGAGAATCAAAATTCTCGTATCTTCTTCTCATTCCTTTAAATAG
- the tsaE gene encoding tRNA (adenosine(37)-N6)-threonylcarbamoyltransferase complex ATPase subunit type 1 TsaE translates to MPEKTTFIKAICDFLNVEDSTSSPTFSIVNEYSSAQGPIYHFDFYRLKNEQEAFDLGYEEYFYSDNYCFIEWPEKIPNLIPEDAAIVQIEVADDQSRTIKLK, encoded by the coding sequence GTGCCGGAAAAAACTACATTTATAAAAGCAATATGTGATTTTCTGAACGTTGAGGATAGTACTTCTAGCCCAACTTTTTCCATTGTAAATGAATATAGCTCAGCGCAAGGGCCAATTTATCATTTTGATTTCTATCGATTGAAAAATGAACAAGAGGCTTTTGACTTAGGGTATGAGGAATATTTTTATTCCGACAACTATTGTTTTATTGAATGGCCAGAGAAAATCCCTAATTTAATTCCTGAAGACGCAGCCATAGTTCAAATAGAAGTGGCTGATGACCAGAGCAGAACGATAAAATTGAAATAA
- a CDS encoding outer membrane beta-barrel protein, with protein MNIKNYLLTIASIAFIGSSASAQIVYKKEKNDSTDSKSNSLSIGKVDEEDKDSIKKEISYPRSYGGITFTRVDWGFSRLSDEGSFTLSEENQFMSYKRSSNFGFDIAQYGIRFSDQFKVYLSAGFEWNYWRLKQNIQLLENTSPIDYVELDESANYSKNVITSTYLRLPLSFELRSKQLENGKRVKLAFGAMTGILLKGTQRLKSDANGKQKFKDNYNLQTFQYGAFVRIGYDNLGLFAKYYMNDLFEKSPEQEGLRNLTFGLTLGF; from the coding sequence ATGAATATTAAAAACTATTTATTGACCATTGCTTCAATAGCATTTATTGGGAGTAGCGCATCTGCACAGATCGTTTATAAAAAGGAAAAAAATGACTCTACAGACAGCAAATCCAATTCTTTGAGTATCGGTAAAGTAGATGAGGAGGATAAGGATTCCATCAAAAAGGAGATATCCTACCCAAGATCTTATGGAGGGATTACCTTTACACGTGTTGACTGGGGTTTCTCAAGGTTATCTGACGAGGGTAGTTTCACATTATCTGAAGAAAATCAGTTCATGAGCTATAAAAGATCATCAAACTTTGGTTTTGATATTGCTCAATATGGAATCAGGTTTTCAGATCAGTTTAAAGTTTATTTATCAGCAGGATTTGAGTGGAATTATTGGAGATTGAAGCAGAATATCCAATTATTGGAAAACACCTCTCCAATAGATTATGTGGAGTTGGATGAGTCTGCGAACTATTCTAAAAATGTAATTACATCTACTTACTTAAGGTTACCCCTTTCATTTGAACTAAGAAGCAAACAATTGGAAAATGGAAAACGTGTAAAATTGGCATTCGGTGCAATGACAGGGATTTTGCTTAAAGGAACACAACGCTTAAAAAGTGATGCAAATGGCAAGCAGAAATTCAAGGACAATTATAACTTACAGACTTTTCAGTACGGTGCTTTTGTGAGGATAGGATATGATAATCTAGGTTTGTTTGCTAAATATTATATGAATGATTTGTTTGAGAAAAGCCCTGAACAAGAAGGTCTGAGAAATCTAACATTTGGATTAACCCTAGGTTTTTAA
- a CDS encoding RNA polymerase sigma factor, translating into MEPNKVIHIWERCKSNERQAQSELYNLFASKMYALCLRYARDQDEANDMLQNGFIKVFSKCEMYEGKGSLEGWIQRVMVNTAIESLRKNKIQFLSTDQLTAREMEFSSTASLNHLDYKDLLNLIKRLPMGYRTVFNLYVIEGYNHKEISEMLNISEGSSKSQLSRARNWLKERIQKMEELGI; encoded by the coding sequence TTGGAGCCTAATAAAGTGATACATATATGGGAGAGATGCAAGTCGAATGAACGACAGGCTCAATCGGAGCTGTATAATTTATTTGCATCCAAGATGTACGCGTTGTGCTTGCGATACGCAAGAGACCAAGATGAAGCAAACGACATGCTACAGAATGGATTTATCAAGGTCTTTAGCAAATGTGAAATGTATGAAGGTAAAGGTTCATTGGAAGGTTGGATACAAAGAGTCATGGTCAACACGGCTATAGAAAGCCTCAGAAAGAACAAGATCCAATTTCTTTCAACAGATCAATTGACTGCTAGGGAAATGGAGTTCTCAAGTACAGCTTCATTAAATCACCTGGACTACAAAGATCTACTGAACCTTATTAAAAGACTTCCGATGGGATATCGGACGGTATTTAATCTGTACGTCATAGAGGGGTACAATCACAAGGAGATTTCAGAAATGCTGAACATATCAGAAGGCAGTTCAAAATCTCAGCTCTCAAGAGCAAGAAATTGGCTAAAAGAGCGTATTCAAAAAATGGAGGAATTAGGAATATGA
- a CDS encoding alpha/beta hydrolase, translating into MIPGGGYAGVAINHEGHDVAKRLNDLGYSAYVLLYRIPKEETMSNKKFGPLQDAQYAIAQIREENPKKQVVVIGFSAGGHLAGSLSNLFEHPQTPYLENANLRPDYSVLCYPVLTMEQGVTHQGSKQNLIGPQFKAEDVELFSLEKQVDETNQPTFLMSAKDDKAVPIENSYRYQKALNSYNIPNTLFTYEEGGHGFGLINKTDSRDWFAVMMEWLQTVKK; encoded by the coding sequence GTGATACCGGGTGGTGGATATGCCGGTGTAGCGATAAACCATGAAGGGCATGATGTTGCAAAAAGATTAAATGATTTGGGATATTCTGCATATGTATTGCTTTATAGAATTCCTAAAGAGGAGACTATGAGCAATAAAAAATTTGGTCCTTTACAGGATGCTCAATATGCTATAGCGCAGATTCGTGAAGAAAATCCTAAAAAACAGGTTGTTGTAATTGGTTTCTCCGCTGGCGGTCACCTAGCAGGATCTCTTTCCAATCTTTTCGAACACCCGCAAACACCTTATTTGGAAAATGCAAATCTGAGACCTGATTATTCAGTCCTTTGTTACCCAGTGCTAACCATGGAACAAGGTGTAACGCATCAAGGATCAAAACAAAATCTAATAGGTCCCCAATTTAAAGCAGAAGATGTTGAATTATTTTCACTAGAAAAACAAGTGGATGAAACTAATCAGCCTACCTTTTTGATGAGTGCAAAGGATGACAAAGCTGTGCCTATTGAAAATAGCTATAGATATCAGAAAGCATTGAATTCATATAATATTCCCAATACACTATTCACCTATGAAGAAGGTGGACACGGGTTTGGGCTGATCAATAAAACTGACAGTAGAGATTGGTTTGCAGTCATGATGGAATGGTTACAGACGGTTAAGAAATAA